Genomic segment of Chelmon rostratus isolate fCheRos1 chromosome 2, fCheRos1.pri, whole genome shotgun sequence:
GCCACACCTTTTACGAGTCATGTACGCACAGACCGATAACAAGTATTGAGCTCCTAACGTTACAGCTAACGTTAGACTGTTGACATCGCGTATTTAGCTAAGGAGCTAGCTCACTCGATTGTTGAGCTGGCTAGCCAGTTAGCTAAAAAGCTAACGTTGGCTCAGCAGATAGGACGCCGTACAGCTGAATTTGCATGTTCTAGACAAAACTCACCTTCAACCTGGGTACTATCTATTTTAGTGTTTATTACTTTGTCAGCATCTGTGACAGAAGCCGCGTTAGGGGTATTAATAGTGTTATTTTGAGCGTCTGACTCCGCAAGCAGCGGAGTACAGACACTTACGTCGTCCATCTTTTTCCCTAGCTGCTTTGTGCATGCGCAGTAGCCTCCCAGTACTAATGGCGTTTGGCTTTCAAAGAGCAAGCATTAAAAAGTAATATAATGCCGTACAATGATAATTCGCCAAAATCAGACTCAGCCTATAAACCTACTTAGctattctgtctttttttttgtaatttcatgtACTGTATCTTAAACCTCTTTTCCTAAACatggtttcacattttcaaactgttGAATGCAGTCTTAACCCCACCCCACTacaaaattaaactgaaaaattCTCACAATATATGTGATAgcagacaaataaatgtaaaattaaaattaagacaaaaaatCAGAGTGCActaaaagcacacacatacacacactactactactactactacttctacaACATTTAAAGTtcctacttttttttatttttgttgacatttaCGATTCACAATGCCATAGACAACTTTGGACACCAAAAATTAGAAAAAGTTAATATCAAAATAGATGCTTTATTATGGGGCTTTATAATTTCAACATGTCTTTGCCACAGGGAAAATCCACgtaatactaaaaaaaaaaattactgacAAATCGAAGAAATAGACAAGATCAGAGGATAAACATAAAGTTGTTTCACATCGAGAACGAGGACACTGAAGAGTAGGGTCACTAGATACAAAAGCAGTGTGGAGTGGATGGCTGTCACTTCTTCTTCTGGAGCTCTCTGGCTAGGGCATCCAACTGTGAAGAGTCATACAGTATAACATGAGTCAGACACGCTATACTCAATACGTTTATTATGACATTATGTCCAGAGTATAGATATGTGGGCATTAGGTGAACAGAGTGGCATCTGTTGCTCACTTACAAGGATATTTCTCAGAACGCTCCTCCTCTGGGGTCTCAAGTAGCTGCATTCTCCTGCCTCACACAGCTTAATCTCCTCTGAAATCTgagaaccagagagagagatccagaATATCAGAAAAGTGAGGAAAGAGGTGACGAATATCATCATTCTCAACAGGAAATGCTCAGCGAACGGGAAAACCATTCacgctggcacacacacagacgcagatCTCGACCTCTGAGGTGCTGAAAGAGTCCAGTTCCCTCTTGCCTCCAGGGTACCAACCGTGGGACCAGTGCTGGCCGCTGGACAGCTGAGCCCCCACACATAGAAGCAGCCCAAGCAGCAAAACCAGCCGAGATACACACATGATATTCCCACCTAAAGGCAAAGACGGACACTCCATTAGCTCTGACTAGAAGAGCTATTATTGTTGATCATTTGCTGTCTGGTTtacaaaatccaaacaaattGCAAAGTGTCTAAAAGTTCATATAAATTGCTCTAAATGATATTTTCCATCAGTTGTTTGGCAGAATGTTGGGACTGAATTTGTCAAGGCATCCTCGATTTAGCTCAACTATTGCTACtattactgtacatacagtacaggtGATTGTCACCAGAAAACTGCTATAATTTGCAATAATATCAAGACACTCAGGCTAAGACACAGTAATGCTATGAGTTTTATTATTTGGATtgaattttgcatttgcattgctGAAgtatttgtcctttttttctaaTCAGCTgtattaaaaatggaaaatgcttgCTTGCCATCAATCAGTCAAACACATTATAGCACCTGGAACAACATTGTTACATAGGgcatcattttaatattttcatcattgacATTGCCTTTTAAATACATTGTTTTCCCCTGTGACTGACTGTGACAGGCCAAATGTCAGGCAAAATACGCTGAACAATACTAAGATATCTTGCATCAGTTTAGCTTGAGAGACAACAGGTTTCTGGTAATAATAACCACGATCAATTAAAGGTGGTTTTCCAACAACAACACTGTAACTATGCTCTGATATTAACAATGTATGTTTTAGGTAGAGTACAGTAAAGAGTAAGTTAGCGTACTTACCTTGGTCTCAACTCTCACCACTTAATCACTACAGGTGTCCCAGCGTCCTGCCAGAGGCTCACTCTGCTTGTCCTTCAGTTGCTAAAGGTATCTCACAGTATCACAAGTATGTTACTGTGGAGATTCTCTTCAACCTCATCCTCCTTCTCAATATATGTACCAGTCTAAAGGACCCCCTCCTGACGCACATTTACATGATCAATTCCCTAATTGCGCCGCCCATTACTGACCCCTTTGGCCCCTCTGTTCCCAGTGGTCAAATGAACAGTAACTGGGGACGAGAGGTCCAGAGGACATGGCCAGTTCCAATTATCACCTGCAAACAGCACTGACACCCCTGGGATGCTCATCTGCTCACTTGCATCATCTGTACCCACTTCCAAATACTGCCACTCCTGCTGAATAACAGATTTAAGTCCCTCAGATAACAGATTTATATATACACAACCCTGACTTCTGCACTCTGGGCCCTGTCGACTATTATCTTTGACTAATAGAATGTAATCGTGTTTCTCAGATCAAACAGCAGGTCATCGTCGGAAGGTAAAACTCAACAGTACCCATTTCCTGTCCTCTTGCACCTGCTTTGACCGCAGTGACCCATCACACATCCTCCCTCTAACCCGGATGACCCCTCAGTCAGGGGAAACACAGGTGACACAGGGAACAAACACTGTGGATTCCTGGCCAGGCCACTCATGACACCCTGCTCAATTAGAGGAAGAAAGGCATTTCCTTTTCCGAGTTTTTGATGCAGAACCAGTTCTGACAGAGGAAGCGACTGACAGCGTGACGTGCTGCTGTCGACTCAGATCGTCCGCCTGCTTGAGGGCTGTGACACAGGACTGATTGGCGCAAGCGAGATGCGTCACTGATGACTCACGATCACCACTCCCAGACTCACCTGTCAATGTGAAGCAAGAGCAATTACCCTCAGAAGTCTGTCAGTGATCATTTACAAGTTTAACATATTGCTGATGGCCGGCTACATGGTTATTTCCTGCTCCACAGCACACGTGAAAGAgatacaacaacagcaaaaccaTGCGAATAGTGGAGCTCATGCTCATTTTAGCAGTCTGACTATCCTGTcacctcttttttcctttggagTTCTGACAGCTCCACTTTAACTTTTCACTGAGTGGTGcattaatacatgaaaaaaaCCAGTGGATCAAAGCTGTTCCTGGTCCTCAATCATTCCATCTTACAGACATATTTCAACGATTTATTGCTGCACTTTAACAAAGTTCAgggactcacaagagacagatcaGTTAAGTCAAGCTCCCAAATCACTGGATCCAACATTTCCTTTCATGCAACTTGATGCCGTTTTTTCCTGATACCCTGCTGTAAGCCCACCAAACTGAATAATAACAGGTTTGTTGAATAGCGATTCTACATTAATATATACctaatgtaaaatgtattgcAGATACTGTCCACCGACACATTTCAACAGTAATCCTAATGATTCTctgattaattatttattggGGCAAAAAGCTCATTAATATTTGATCGGGGTGAAGGGTTAAACGCTGATTGAAAACCCTTCAAGAGCAACACTCAAGATGAGTTCCTGATCTATAAGGCACATGAACGATTGGCAATTATTTTGCACCCCTGAACCATTAGTCTTCATTGAGAAGTGAGCTGTAATGAGCATCAGGTTGTCCTGACtggaaacaagcaaaaacaatgGATGACTGCATTTGAGATGTGTGACACATGTGACGCAACATCCgtgttttacattgaaacacaataaatacagacaaaagATAAAATCTCAAGCACTTTATTAGGTTTGAACAGTATCTTGCTTAGAAAGGCCATTTGgcattatataattatatataattttatcatatatatataattatatatacatatattcaaATGTTGAATAACAAAACACTAGAAACAAACATAGGCAAATTAAAAAATAGGATTTGCTTAAGACAATTTTACCAAATTAAAAAtggccaaaacaaaacatctgtaatacatttcaaaatggTCCCGATACAGTTCAATATACATCTTttgaaaagaaggaaaaaggaaggggggggggggggggacaaaagaagcaaggcagcagacaggaatgaaatataaataaccTTACATTATGTACAAAAGGGAGTGGGCAGTGACCACTTGGGGGAAAATGGTCCAAAGTACaaagtgaaagaggaaaagggaagCGATAAGTGGACAACAGTGACAGGAGTTGGAAAGGAGACACAAAGGACATATAAagggggagagaagaagagcaaagtTGGACTCTAGTCTTCCTCCAGTCTAACGCTGTAGAAGTGTAGACGTATGATTCTCCGGGGCATTCAAAATGCTCCACTGGGGCAAAGCTCCAGGAATAAGGGATGTGAAACAGGGACAACTGCTTTCCCTCGTGAAAAAGCATTAAAGATGCAAATGGATTTGCtgtgggaattttttttttttttttttttacacttgggTATCCACAATTGATTACTTGTCATGGATCCCACATTTAAGTGATATGGAATGAAATGAAGCCATCAAATCAAAGATGGAATCAATTAAAAAGTGACCTAATTGTTAGTTTGATCTGCACTATCCAGGAATCTACCCATATGCAACTAGAGGGAATGTGAGGAAGGATGACTGACCCAGTCTTGCTTTTGGCCCTATTGATTTGTCATACAAAGAGGTTTACCATCAGTCTGCTGTGATCTTTGAGGAAATACATCTGAGTCGGGAAAATGCAGATGTTCTACCACATGCTGTCTGTAAAATTGAGAAAAttaagttgctgtttttttttttaacctaccAGTGAGGCACTTTTTAGAGTTCATTCTAATAGTAAAATAGTGGGTCTTGTGGGTGGGCACAGTGTCGCGTTTTGCTGTCAAATTGCAGTGAGACAGAGTGATCACAtgatccaaacacacacaataaacctgTGTTtgaagcacagacagaaaagccaAAACACAAAGCATCCCCTCCTCTACTGATTACCACCAATAAGTGgtgaagtaaataaaagaagaacATAATGGCACGTAACTCAGAGCGTGGGCACTTGTGATGCTTTGGAACAAAAGAGGACCTGAAATGACTGTGACGATGCTCAAACAGCCAACAGTCTCAGTGGCTGGTCAATTAAAACGGCTGCTACTTTTAAGTCCCTGCAGGGGCCTTATAGTAGGCTTAACCCGGGGCTTCGAGACCTGAAATAGCTTCTCAAGAGTTCGAATATAGCTCCCATACTCCAACATCAAAGGCCGTATCGCCATTCTGACCTCAGCTCTCATTCGCTTCTGTATTTTAAGGGCTTTGCTTTTGGTGCAAACAGTGCATGAGTGTTCAAGCAATCAAACATTGACGCAATCGCCCTTCCTGAAAATTCAGCATGTACTTTTAATGACTTCTGCTTTCAATAAATTAACTTTGATTGTGCTCCTTCTTTTCAGAAAAGTTAAAACATATGGGAGTGTTAGTGTAATGCATTAGTGTGATGTAAATAATGTACAAGAAAGGGgctgttttctgttaaaatgataataataaaaaaggacatcttaaaaactctgaaaagaaatgttgcTGCTCATATCATGGCATTGAAAACTGTTAAAATGCAGGTGAGCCTCTGAATGCTCCTCTGGTGAGAGTTAAAACCCAGTTGAATGTTAAATCAGCTCTGGAGATGAACTCAAGCTGAATATGTTCAGTTTGTAAATTTAAAGAATCCTGGCATCAGTCATTTCCTGCGAGCTGAAATGACGACTGACCTGAAGGCCCTGCGATTAACCGACATTATTCATCTTTCAGTACAATCATAAAGGGCATGGCCTCAACTGTGACctcatctaaaaaaaacaaacactgtagtTCAAGTCTGAGGGTCCTCACAGGATGgccattaaaagaaaaaaaaaaaatcatagcaAACATCGCATGGCACACCTCCGCTATTAAAGTAACAATGCATCCATTTTTGAGGAATACGTTGGCAACAGCATTCGAATAAAAAGAAACATTCTTCGGCATCAGTGTTCATGGTGGGAAAGAAACGGGGATCATTCTTTAAAAGAGTGACAGTACAGCGTAGTGATGCAAGGcttatgtatatatgtatacatatatatatgattgtgtatatatatatacatatatacagtcaaTTCAGGCAGACTCAAAGGAAACCCATACAGAAAAGAAATGCTCAATACGGTCTACAAGAAATACTGACATGTGTCTgtaaacaagaaacaaaatatGCCGGGTACATAGCATTTGCTGAATTTATAATGCAATAATGGAGTAACTTGTGATTGTGTTGTTTGTGATTTGGCTTGTCAACATGATCAGCATTGCTGCTGATATTGTAACAGACcttcaaataaaaatatagagATTTTACATTAAAGCTTGACCAATTCTCCTGTTCCTTAAATTTCTGTAAAGGGCAGAGAATCCCCCAAAAAATCCATACTTACTTTCTACTTTCCCAGTTTCCTGTCATAGTCCACGAATGTGTTCGCGAAAGGAGCTTAGACGGTAAAATAGCTTTCTTGTACTGAATGTCTGAACAGGGTTGGTAAAGTGTCTCAGACTCAGAACCAAGTGAGTGAAGGATTTTGGCACTTGGCGGGTAGCAGTGATTTGAAAACACGCCGTCTTCTCTGCCAGCTTATGCTCaagttcaaacaaacacacacagatgctccAAAAAAAGAATGGCTCCTactatttactgtatatgtttgtgtgtgcatgtgtgtgtgtgtcaccctgAGCCTATGAGCTACATTACTGAGATTCAGATCTTCAATCATGAGTGGCCTTTAAACCCCTAAAAGTGTAATTGGCTCGATAGATGGAACTAAATggctctgcttgtgtgtgtgtgtgtgtgtgtgtgtgtaggagttttgtgtgtaaatgttcaGGATTTTGCTACCACACATGTTGCTACAGCGCGGCTCGAGCAAAGCCAAACATGTTTTAAGTCTCTGACcctaaaaagtaaaaaagaaatccaaacatCATTACCTTGCCTCTGGATGTTCTTACATTAGCCTCCAAAGCATtccattcatattcatatatatttatatattcatgtatatttatatttatgtatgtgtgtgtgcgtgtgtatatacacacacgcacacacaccaataaaATACATTACAGGTGCCACCCGAAAATGCAGCCAAACTCAAAACTGTGTCTGAAACCAAAGTAATAAGATGCAACACAGtaagtatatatacatatgtggaaggggggggggggcatgggAAGCAAATGGGGGTGAAGGGCTGTATTAACAAGACCAATATTACAAAATATTCAAGAAGGCATCTCAGTTATTTTCTCTGTCCGACTGCACTGCCCTGTCCTCCGGGCCGAGGCCTCTGTTCCCTTTTCCTCCGGGCAGTTCATCCCATCCACAGGTCAAGTTGTGATGAGTCTTTTGGAAAAAATCCATCAGATGGGAATATGCAGCTTTCTGCATggtaatgtatgtgtgtgtgttctggcgCGTGCATTATGCTTGCATGAAGTGTATGTGGACATCCATCCCTCCACGGCAGGTCCCTACTTGAAGTTGGCGTAGTCGGAAAAGGCATCGATATACTCCTGGACCACTTTGTAGCAGAACTCGTACTGCTCctggggagggggaggggacgGGAGAAACGGCTGTGTCAGTTTGAGACACTAACACTATAATCTACTGAAACCTGTGACATTTCAATCACCGAAGGCGCTGATCCTGTGTTTGAGAGCTTACagtcaaacagcagagcagccactCAGCTGTAGTTTGAGCATAGATGCAGTATGAAAGTTTTGCATCTGTCTCTGCAtgtcaaacacaggaaaatatacaataaaaactgtatttgtaaagtccaatatttaaagaaatacgCTTATTCTCTTTCCTGCTGAGAGTAAGATGgcaagattgataccactctcatgtctttgcAGAAAATACGTAGCCATCGGCtggttatcttatcttagattAGGATAGATTtcacctggctctgtccaaaggtaacaaaatctacCTATCAATACCTCTAAAACATACTAATGAACACATTGTATCTTGTTACATGCCAGACTACTACTTGACCAGGACCAGTGCCCTCAGGTTGTTGCCTAGCAACTGGTCTTGGCCAATAAACAGACGAGCACATAACCCATCTTAACACAACGGACTGTCTTTTTTACACCTCGGTTTTTGTATGTGATAAACAAAGAGGTGTAACATGCTAATCACTGATCTTTACGGGTACTGGAAGGCCGATCCTGTCACCTGACAGAACCAGGTTAGCTGTTTTCCTGTGTCCAAGTCCTTATgctcagctaagctaaccagcagcTGGCTCCAGTTACACAGTTGCCGTACAGAAGCAAGAGTGGGaacaatcttctcatctatgCCAGAAAGTGAGGGTGTTTCTCAAAGTATTCAACCCTGCAAACATACCCTTCAGCTTTGGAATCAAGTGTCTGTTTCCACTGGTTCCACACTTTAACTCTTTATTGacattactgctgcattcaaacaaaatcgctacactacactacaccaacagcagtggaaaaaaatcCTCGGTAGTGCAATGAATCAAGCTTTCGGTTTGTTTGCTCAGTGAGGTAAAAGGGGCAACATGCATTTTTGAAAAGGGATCATCATAACTTCATCAGTACTTGTGAGGAAAAGAAACTAAGCACTACTAAATGCTAAGTTGGCCCTATGCCAAAGCAATAATCAAAAGCAATTTGTTACTCAGGTTCAAAGGGTCCCTCACCAGTGTCTGCACCATGTGGGGTCTCTGCAGTCTGAGGCTCTTGACTGTCTGGAAGACATCCAGGATGCCCTCTGCCTTCACCCTCTCCAGGACTGTGCTCAACGCACAGAACGTCCCCGTCCGGCCAGCACcagcactgtaaacacacacacacacacacaaaggcacaaatgTAAACCTAAATATGCACACCGCAGTCAGCACGTGCAGAAATGACGTACACACAGGGGGCTTCGTTGTGAGTAAACGCTAGGAGAAGGAGCATAGCAACAATTCTGGGAGCAGTTAAAATGTCACGAGGAAGAAGAGAACAATTCTCGTTCTTGagttgttttttcctgtgatttAATGGCTGCAACAatttcacagacacacatcaccACGTTACTGCCAGGAGTGTCCCCATTGTGCAAAACTAACAGAAAAATCCATATAATTATTTTAAagtcaagtgttttgtttggCGTACTTTCTTATACTGGTTCATACAACAGCAACCAGCTGAGCGAGGAaggctgtgtgtatgtgtgtgtgtcttacctgCAGTGCACCGTGATGGGGTGGTTgccagactgctgctgttgtttctgcaCCGCAGCAATTATGTTGATCATGCCCTTACCGTCAGTGGGGATGCCCACCTCCGGCCAGCCGTGGAAATGGAACTGACGCACCGCTCGAGCCTTGTTCTCctggaaagatggaggagggcAAAAAGAAGAGATTACAATATGTTTTGTAGGTAGTAGGTTGCAGGATTTGTTGTTGGCATATAATTAGTATTAGCTAATCTGGGCTTCACAAAGCACGACATTAACTGACTGGATTGGCAGCATGCGCTTGTTTCATTCAGTTCTCTCTCACCCTGTTGTTCGTGACCAGGAGGTCACGCACTGTGTAgctctcgctctcctcctcccttttaaTCTCGATGGAGATGTCCCCGTAGACCACTGCTCCATCACTGGGCCAGTACTGAGCACACTTCTCCTGCAGGACCCATTAACAGAGATGGTCAAATTACCACGCTTAACGACCTGCTGAGATTCTGAACGTTTCCAGGGATTCTAAAATCGTCAATGTCATCGAAATCTATCGATAGTGATTTTTCAATTCTGCAGATGCCATGACTATTAAAGAGAGGAACAAATTCCAGGTACATTAATAGTTAATTACATGAGCAAAGAAGGAAACTGACACCAAATCCACCATGTTTTCTGGAAATAACTCTCAGCTAGGAGGATTTCCTGGTATGGCTGTTTAGCCCCAACAATTCCTTTTACTCTTTGTTTCAGCATCTGGACAACATGACCACTAATAATTCATGTCACAGCTTATTAAAGATCTATGCACATATGTTGGAAAACCACTAAAAGTCAAGTCATTTTGCTCagattattatcatgttataCAAGACTGGAGGCATCAAGTTAGCATGAAGTAAATAACCTAATATCAATATCCTATTTTAGCCAGTTATTGAACCGATATTTAATACTAGAGTTTGTATcctcacacagacacccacctgccctctctcctccagctcagtGAGCATGACTATGGAGCAGCTTCTCCACTCCCAGATCATCCTCCAGAAGTCCTCTATGGTGTGCTGCAGGGGGCCCTGGCTCGCCATGTAGGAGTCCTTCTGACGGTAGCCCTGCGACCAGACGGGggagatgacaggaagtgatgtccggagggagaggaggcatGAATGGAGgatgcaaaaataaacaggaggaagacagagagacttGAAACACCTGATCGATTGCTCgcattaatgaaatgaaatgatccACTCTTATCCAGGTGCTTTTACACTCACATCAATGAAAGAGGCATTGACGTAGTCGGtgttctcctctcctcgttTGACTGGAATGATCACTCTGTTGAACTCGTCTGTTAGAAGTGAGGAGAAATTAACCTTGTTTGACGCTTTCAGAGCTGACACAGGAGCTATACGTCTACAATGTGCAGCATGGCACTCATCGCTGTGTGCAGGCACACGAATATTGTATAGACCCAAACTTCACAACCATGACTGCATCACTCACATGGAATGATCTGTAAgactctgttcttcttcatgttGGCGGGCAGGTTGCCTGTTCTCATCTTGTCATTCTGAATCTTGATGGATGTCAGTTTCTAGAAATTAGGAAATCAAAGCCGTTTAAATGCAGAGGTATGAGAACTGAGGTAGTCAAATCAGTGTTAACTGTTAACTGTTCTCCGGacgaacacaacacacagacagaccttgAATTCAGCCTCCAGACCACTGCAGCCAGCTCCAGGTGAGGGGGCGTAGAGTTTGGCCAAGTGGGACTCCAGAGAGGTCACCTCCAGCTCTGTGTCTCCATACAGGTAGTGCTCTAACAACGCCTGGAAGATGAACACGTACTGCATCTGGGGCGGACAGAGGACGGACAGAGGAAGGTGACGGACAAGTGGAAGTTAAAAATCGCTGCATCGAAACAAGGCATCATGGGAGAGACTGAAGTCATGTGAATAGACACTGTGGTGTATCTTCAGTAGTGTGCCCTGGGTGGAGTGTGTCAGCGCTGGACTTACATCAGTCTGGACCATCTGACAGCGCTGGGCTCTGATCCTGGTGACGAAGCCAAACACGTCCACCTTCCTCTCAGCGATCATCATGTCCAACATAGCATCGATCACAATGAAGGTCCCTGTCCTCCCCACGCCggcactgacagacagaaacatgacatgtGAGTTGTGTGTGACCTGCCGACAAAGGCACAGAACAAAACAGGCAAAAGGGAGAGTGTGAGCGTTGATCCACTTACCTACAATGGACCACAATGGGCCCGGCATACTGGGGGTTGCAATTCTTGACTTTCTTGAGAAACTTGAGCATGCCAATGGGGGTGAAGGGCACCCCGAAGTCAGGCCAGCTGGTGAAGTGGAACTGGGTGACGAGCCTCTGAGGCTTCTTCCCTGACACATCTCCCAcctgagacacaaacaaaccagGTCATAGACCAAGCCGCAACACTGTGGTGTGATCTAGGTTTCTATTTAAGTCACTAAACTTAAATGCCTGCATATTCAAAGATTTAAATCCATATCTACTCATTTTTGTGTCAGCAGTATGTGCTCTGATACACAAACTGACAGAATATCTTTAGGTTGTTAATCCCAccagcagaataaaataatttttttaaaccaaactaCTTGGAAAAACTCAGCCAATTTTTgtcacagaaacataaaaaccaATACTAGCAATACGAACAGCATGCCCACTTGATCAATATTCTTTGTGTTTAGTAGTACAAGCCACATTAAATGTCTGATTTAATCACCTACATGTAGCCAACACCCATGTTTAACAAGGTTCAGAGCTCAAAGGTCTCAGCCATAAATGTTTATCATaggtgaaataaataaaaatatcaagGCATGTCAAACTACCTCAGAGGTGTCTGACAGGCCTCAGACTCCAGAGGGTTAAATACACTCTCCAGCAGTTTTCCTTTCACGTATTTAGTCACACAAACGCTTGCAGAGGAAATGGGAGGGTAAACACAGACTAAAACAATTATATCCTGGCTATGAGACATTACCTGTTGGATGCAGAACTTGCGGATGGTGTAGTCCACCAGAACCATTGTGTCTTCGACGGACACGCGGATGTTCCCGTATGTCCAGCAGCCCTGGTCCGGCCAGTACTGGGCACACttacactgaaacacaacattgagCACAGTCATACAGTTACACAAGGGAATAACAGCCTCAATTTATTTCAGCTGTGGGAAAAAAAGGCGAGAATACAAATTAGGTTacccaaaccaacaataatGGGAATATGTTGCCTCTATGACTGAgtgagtcaaaaaaaaaagaaaaaaaagagagaggtaAGGGCAAAGTCATGATTTAAAGACCAGTCATGCTTGCCGTGGCTCACACACAAGGATTCACACGGTGGTTTAAAAAGTGCTAAAGTGCACTGTTTAACTAACTGAACGGATAAAAAATTAACTTTACAAATAAAGACACgttaaacataaaacaaagaggTTGGGGGTGATTTTGTTACCTGGTGCTTTTAAACAGGGATATCCAGTCTCAACTGTGTATGTATATTCCATACAAAATGCACTGAAGCttataaacataaacacatgcaccatcatcatcatcatccctcctgctccagctctcctacctcttttctctccttcagaTTGGTCACCATGACAATAGTGGCGGTGTTCTGCTCCCAGATCATCCGCCAGTAGTCATTCACCGTTTCCTCCTTCGGCCCTGAGAGACCGAGACAGATGCAGAAACTCAGAGGATGATCGATAAGACAACAATCTGGTAGTTTGTGTGTTGAATAAACTACAGCACCATCTTTCTGCCTCCGCACAAACCTTACCTTGAGCTGCAATGAACTTATTCTTCTCTTGGTAACCCTGCAGAAGCAAGAGGTCAAGAAGAGGCGTTAGAATGAAGATTCATCATGTTTAGAGCAGAACTGTTTACTTTGTAGGAAaatttgctgcacaaacatttatAAAGGAGGCATTGATGAAGTCAGAGTCAGGGACTCCCTCCAGAGATGTGAGGTGGACCCTGGAGTGATCATCTGaggg
This window contains:
- the gnrh2 gene encoding progonadoliberin-2 — translated: MCVSRLVLLLGLLLCVGAQLSSGQHWSHGWYPGGKRELDSFSTSEISEEIKLCEAGECSYLRPQRRSVLRNILLDALARELQKKK
- the ptpra gene encoding receptor-type tyrosine-protein phosphatase alpha, which produces MPTSRLQGRMGVCPLLLLLGLALGAAQDHVPITSPPNITAKPTDPPAAPSLNFTVARTQAPAGPPTTLAPTVIPVTTITTTTTTPSPAGEGDVQPAGPNGTGRVLPVPPPPPPAPTDAPQPPPSSGPAPPPTPVGADNGTTTYALDTPTPETYFIEDDTIDVETETTTEPGMGFTSDTTPHDNNQSDDMPIIAVMVALSSLLVIIFIIIILYMLRFKKYKQAGSHSNSFRLTNGRSDDTELQSVPLLARSPSTNRKYPPLPVDKLEEEMNRRMADDNKLFREEFNALPVCPIQASCDAASKEENKEKNRYVNILPYDHSRVHLTSLEGVPDSDFINASFINGYQEKNKFIAAQGPKEETVNDYWRMIWEQNTATIVMVTNLKERKECKCAQYWPDQGCWTYGNIRVSVEDTMVLVDYTIRKFCIQQVGDVSGKKPQRLVTQFHFTSWPDFGVPFTPIGMLKFLKKVKNCNPQYAGPIVVHCSAGVGRTGTFIVIDAMLDMMIAERKVDVFGFVTRIRAQRCQMVQTDMQYVFIFQALLEHYLYGDTELEVTSLESHLAKLYAPSPGAGCSGLEAEFKKLTSIKIQNDKMRTGNLPANMKKNRVLQIIPYEFNRVIIPVKRGEENTDYVNASFIDGYRQKDSYMASQGPLQHTIEDFWRMIWEWRSCSIVMLTELEERGQEKCAQYWPSDGAVVYGDISIEIKREEESESYTVRDLLVTNNRENKARAVRQFHFHGWPEVGIPTDGKGMINIIAAVQKQQQQSGNHPITVHCSAGAGRTGTFCALSTVLERVKAEGILDVFQTVKSLRLQRPHMVQTLEQYEFCYKVVQEYIDAFSDYANFK